In Chitinibacter sp. SCUT-21, a single genomic region encodes these proteins:
- a CDS encoding alpha/beta hydrolase — protein sequence MSNLLPCVEIETGSNPTAAVIWLHGLGADGNDFAPIVPELGLPADLAVRFIFPHAPTMPITCNNGYVMRAWYDIVHFDQISRQADVAGVKQSVQYVRDLIADQNAKGIPTSRIILAGFSQGGAIAYTAGLTHSEALAGIVCLSTYLPAEELLSKDSIANNQATPLLAAHGSHDPVVGISLGEKAKQYIADLGVNVTWQTYPIQHSVCLPEIQLIGQFIAQRLA from the coding sequence ATGAGCAATCTACTACCTTGTGTTGAAATCGAAACCGGCAGCAACCCGACCGCCGCAGTGATCTGGCTGCATGGCCTAGGTGCCGATGGCAATGACTTTGCGCCGATTGTGCCTGAACTGGGCCTGCCCGCCGATTTAGCCGTGCGCTTTATTTTCCCACACGCACCAACGATGCCAATCACCTGCAACAACGGCTATGTGATGCGCGCTTGGTACGACATTGTGCATTTCGACCAAATCAGCCGCCAAGCCGACGTGGCTGGCGTCAAGCAAAGCGTGCAATATGTACGCGATTTAATCGCAGATCAAAACGCCAAAGGCATACCCACCAGCCGTATCATTCTGGCGGGCTTTTCCCAAGGCGGCGCGATTGCCTATACCGCAGGTTTAACGCATTCCGAAGCGCTGGCTGGCATCGTCTGCTTATCAACCTATTTGCCAGCCGAAGAATTGCTGAGCAAAGACAGCATCGCCAACAACCAAGCCACACCACTCTTGGCCGCCCACGGCAGCCACGACCCTGTGGTCGGCATTAGCTTGGGTGAAAAAGCCAAACAATACATCGCCGATTTGGGCGTAAACGTGACATGGCAAACCTACCCCATCCAACACTCGGTCTGCCTGCCGGAGATTCAGCTGATTGGGCAATTTATTGCACAGCGATTAGCGTAA
- the pmbA gene encoding metalloprotease PmbA: MSEFSFSENDLRQLASQVLDLAQQQGASACDVEVSEGSGQNISVRLDEVETIEYNRDKGVSVTVYLGQQKGHASTSDFSPQALSDTVKAALAIAKYTAADEFAGQADPKRLCTVFPDLDLYHPWDLSVERAIELARECEQAALAVDERIDNSDGATVSTSASRWVYGNSQGFIGAGTSTRYSVSAAVIAEDDSGMQRDYWYTAARAASDLEAAVAVGRKAGERTVRRLGARRLKTGTYPVLFEASVASSLIGHWVQAVSGSSLYRKSSFLVDSLGKSVFAPCVTITEDPFTPRGFASGAFDAEGVATAARTVVDQGIQQGYFLGSYSARKLGMDTTGNAGGPHNLFVAPTDVASSLLAKMGTGLLVTELLGHGINMVTGDYSRGAAGFWVENGIIQYPVEEITIAGNLRDMYQRIVAVGDDALASSSRKVGAILIESMTVAGD, from the coding sequence GTGTCTGAATTCAGCTTTAGCGAAAATGATTTACGACAATTGGCCAGCCAAGTGCTGGATCTGGCTCAGCAGCAAGGCGCCAGCGCGTGTGATGTCGAGGTTTCGGAAGGCTCAGGGCAAAATATTTCGGTGCGACTCGATGAAGTCGAAACCATTGAATACAACCGCGATAAAGGCGTGAGCGTCACTGTTTATCTCGGCCAGCAAAAAGGCCACGCCAGCACCAGCGATTTCTCGCCACAGGCGCTCTCGGATACCGTCAAAGCGGCGCTGGCGATCGCCAAATACACCGCGGCGGATGAATTTGCTGGCCAAGCCGATCCCAAGCGTTTGTGCACGGTGTTTCCTGATCTGGATTTATACCATCCATGGGATTTATCAGTAGAACGCGCGATTGAATTGGCGCGCGAATGCGAGCAGGCCGCGCTGGCCGTGGACGAGCGCATTGATAATTCGGACGGCGCAACGGTGTCGACTTCTGCTTCGCGCTGGGTGTACGGCAATTCGCAAGGCTTTATTGGTGCTGGCACCAGCACGCGCTACAGCGTATCGGCGGCGGTGATCGCCGAAGACGATAGTGGCATGCAGCGTGATTACTGGTATACCGCTGCGCGCGCCGCGTCTGATTTGGAAGCTGCTGTAGCAGTAGGGCGCAAAGCGGGCGAGCGCACCGTGCGCCGCCTTGGTGCGCGTCGCCTGAAAACGGGTACTTATCCGGTGTTGTTTGAAGCATCTGTCGCCAGCTCGCTGATTGGTCACTGGGTGCAAGCGGTGTCGGGCAGCAGCTTGTATCGCAAATCGAGTTTCCTCGTCGATAGCTTGGGTAAATCGGTGTTTGCTCCGTGCGTAACGATTACAGAAGATCCATTCACGCCGCGTGGTTTTGCCAGCGGTGCGTTTGACGCTGAAGGTGTGGCCACTGCAGCACGTACCGTGGTCGATCAAGGCATTCAGCAGGGGTATTTCCTTGGGAGCTATTCTGCACGCAAGCTAGGGATGGATACCACCGGTAATGCAGGTGGCCCGCATAATCTATTTGTCGCGCCAACCGATGTAGCAAGCAGCCTGCTGGCCAAAATGGGCACCGGCTTGTTGGTGACTGAACTTTTGGGCCACGGTATCAATATGGTGACGGGCGATTATTCGCGCGGTGCGGCGGGTTTCTGGGTCGAAAACGGCATCATTCAATATCCGGTTGAAGAAATCACCATTGCGGGCAACTTGCGCGATATGTACCAACGCATTGTCGCGGTAGGCGACGACGCGCTGGCATCAAGCAGCCGCAAAGTCGGTGCGATATTGATCGAAAGCATGACCGTGGCGGGTGATTAA
- a CDS encoding DUF615 domain-containing protein — protein sequence MAKPQHDDEIEGVSKSQLKREANALQELGATLMTYSIKQLAPLNLPEKLVDALAEGKRITANGAIARHKQYVGKLMRDIDPAPIYAFLDALNGDSDKHTAWLHQVERLREKMLADSKTVEQFIADFPDVDIQHLRQLVRNAAKERQAQESGKQVAPKAYRELFQLIKTYIKEPALPSLGGDTDTDEEDNDE from the coding sequence ATGGCCAAACCACAACACGATGATGAAATCGAAGGCGTTAGCAAATCTCAATTAAAACGAGAAGCCAATGCCTTGCAAGAGCTCGGTGCAACGTTAATGACGTACAGCATCAAGCAATTAGCGCCACTCAACCTGCCCGAAAAGCTGGTTGACGCGCTAGCCGAAGGCAAACGCATCACCGCCAACGGCGCGATCGCCCGCCACAAGCAATACGTCGGCAAATTAATGCGCGATATCGACCCCGCGCCGATTTATGCGTTTTTAGATGCGCTCAATGGCGATTCGGACAAGCACACCGCTTGGCTACATCAAGTAGAACGGCTGCGCGAAAAAATGTTGGCCGATTCAAAAACGGTCGAACAATTTATTGCTGATTTTCCCGACGTGGATATTCAGCATTTGCGCCAATTGGTGCGTAATGCCGCCAAAGAGCGCCAAGCGCAGGAAAGCGGCAAACAAGTTGCGCCCAAAGCCTACCGTGAATTATTCCAGCTGATCAAAACCTATATCAAAGAGCCGGCCTTGCCGAGTTTGGGTGGCGACACGGACACAGACGAAGAAGATAACGACGAGTAA
- the mog gene encoding molybdopterin adenylyltransferase yields MNDVLKIGLVSVSDRASSGVYEDKGIPALQEWLSQAISSPIEIVSRLIADEQSTIEATLIDLVDNQHCHLVLTTGGTGPAKRDVTPDATLAIAEREMPGFGEQMRQISLHYVPTAILSRQVGVIRGSSLILNLPGQPKSIKETLEGVKDADGKVLVHGIFASVPYCIQLLEGPYVETHSTVVAAFRPKAAIRAPQ; encoded by the coding sequence ATGAATGATGTATTGAAAATAGGCCTAGTATCGGTGTCCGATCGCGCCAGCAGCGGCGTGTACGAAGACAAAGGCATTCCAGCCTTGCAAGAGTGGCTAAGCCAAGCCATATCCAGCCCAATCGAAATCGTTAGCCGCCTGATTGCCGACGAGCAGTCCACCATTGAAGCGACGCTGATTGATCTAGTCGACAATCAGCATTGCCATCTGGTGCTGACGACCGGCGGCACTGGCCCGGCTAAACGCGACGTGACGCCCGATGCAACGCTGGCGATTGCCGAGCGCGAAATGCCCGGCTTTGGCGAGCAAATGCGCCAAATCAGCCTGCACTATGTGCCCACCGCCATCTTATCGCGCCAAGTGGGTGTGATTCGCGGCAGCAGCCTGATTTTAAACCTGCCCGGCCAGCCCAAATCGATTAAAGAAACGCTGGAAGGTGTTAAAGACGCAGATGGCAAAGTACTAGTTCACGGTATTTTCGCCTCGGTGCCCTACTGTATTCAGCTGCTCGAAGGCCCATATGTGGAAACGCACAGCACCGTTGTCGCCGCATTTCGCCCCAAAGCCGCGATTCGCGCCCCACAGTAA
- the recD gene encoding exodeoxyribonuclease V subunit alpha encodes MIANVMNEQQQYSAKASPFAQAFVDLLRRQCPDAPPDLFGLALHAASATERGDVCVPIPSHYALDDWFQTGLVGRAGDFTPLIAEHGRLYLARYHAYEANLAAQIRARSALPSCLAMSAPDLAAQISALFGDAGSEVDWQRVAAAAALQKQLMVISGGPGTGKTTTVVRLLALFQAQQLAIGQAPLKIMLAAPTGKAANRMQEAIRQARSKLPAQLVELIPDAASTLHRLLGFKPNTVQFRHHAGNPLALDVLVVDEASMIDLALMSKLLDALPAHARLVLLGDKDQLASVEAGAVMGDLCADVGLSPAFAAQLSDLVGQTISPEFSPSIMGDHVITLQKSYRFSGVIGQLAKAINGEQSKKVFALLQTALQDALQDQSDAPLHWRDDNPAQAAAGLLSPVWAGYQPYLAAVKEFAARQSIGEGADETGDGNPDENAASVFAAFDQFRVLSPLRRGLASVEQINALLEQNLAKRGLRLPDQAWYAGRAVLVPQNLYELNLFNGDIGITLPDASGKLWVHFLDAEGQTRKVAPSRLASVETAFALTVHKSQGSEFAHVLLLLPSSESGASQLLSRELVYTAITRAKAKVTLWGEASTLRQAIAKKVERQSGLAERLLR; translated from the coding sequence ATGATTGCCAATGTGATGAATGAACAACAGCAATACAGCGCCAAAGCTTCTCCGTTCGCGCAGGCTTTTGTCGATTTACTGCGCCGCCAATGCCCCGATGCGCCACCCGATTTATTCGGCTTGGCGCTGCACGCGGCGAGCGCCACCGAGCGTGGTGACGTTTGCGTACCGATTCCTAGCCATTACGCGCTCGATGATTGGTTTCAAACTGGCTTAGTCGGCCGCGCGGGCGATTTTACGCCGCTGATTGCCGAACACGGCCGGCTATATTTGGCGCGCTACCACGCGTATGAAGCCAACCTCGCGGCGCAAATTCGCGCGCGTAGCGCTTTGCCAAGTTGCTTGGCGATGTCTGCGCCTGATTTGGCTGCGCAGATCAGCGCCTTGTTTGGCGATGCGGGCAGCGAAGTCGATTGGCAGCGCGTTGCGGCAGCGGCGGCGTTGCAAAAGCAATTAATGGTGATCAGCGGCGGCCCCGGCACGGGGAAAACAACGACAGTAGTGCGGCTATTGGCGCTGTTTCAAGCGCAACAACTGGCTATCGGCCAAGCACCGCTGAAAATCATGCTGGCCGCGCCAACCGGCAAGGCGGCCAATCGCATGCAAGAGGCGATCCGCCAAGCGCGCAGTAAATTGCCCGCACAATTGGTCGAGCTGATTCCTGACGCCGCCAGCACCTTGCACCGCCTGCTGGGTTTTAAACCCAATACCGTGCAATTTCGCCATCACGCCGGCAACCCGCTGGCGCTCGATGTGCTGGTGGTCGACGAGGCATCGATGATTGATTTGGCGCTGATGAGTAAACTGCTCGACGCGCTGCCCGCCCATGCGCGGCTGGTGCTGCTCGGCGATAAAGATCAGCTCGCCTCGGTTGAAGCGGGCGCGGTGATGGGCGATTTGTGCGCTGATGTTGGCTTATCGCCCGCGTTTGCCGCGCAGCTTAGCGATTTGGTCGGCCAAACGATTAGCCCTGAATTCTCCCCCAGTATCATGGGCGACCATGTGATTACGCTGCAAAAAAGTTACCGTTTTTCGGGCGTAATTGGTCAGCTTGCCAAGGCGATTAATGGCGAGCAAAGCAAAAAGGTGTTTGCCCTTTTACAAACAGCTCTACAAGATGCCCTACAAGATCAAAGCGATGCGCCGCTACATTGGCGCGACGATAATCCAGCGCAGGCCGCCGCAGGCTTGCTTTCTCCGGTGTGGGCAGGCTATCAGCCGTATCTCGCTGCGGTCAAAGAATTTGCCGCGCGGCAGTCGATAGGCGAGGGGGCCGACGAAACGGGTGATGGAAACCCGGATGAAAACGCCGCCAGCGTATTTGCCGCCTTTGATCAATTTCGCGTGCTCAGCCCCTTGCGTCGTGGCCTAGCCAGCGTTGAGCAAATCAATGCGCTGCTCGAGCAAAACCTCGCCAAACGCGGCCTGCGCCTGCCCGATCAAGCGTGGTACGCCGGCCGCGCAGTGCTGGTGCCGCAAAACCTGTACGAGCTCAATTTATTTAACGGCGATATTGGCATCACTTTGCCCGATGCCAGCGGCAAGCTGTGGGTGCATTTTCTCGATGCCGAAGGTCAAACCCGCAAAGTCGCCCCATCGCGGCTGGCCAGCGTCGAAACCGCATTCGCGCTCACCGTGCATAAATCGCAAGGCTCAGAATTTGCGCATGTGCTGCTACTGCTACCCAGCAGCGAATCAGGCGCCAGCCAGCTCCTGAGCCGCGAATTGGTGTACACGGCGATCACCCGCGCTAAAGCCAAAGTCACCCTCTGGGGCGAAGCGAGCACGCTACGGCAAGCGATTGCCAAAAAGGTCGAGCGGCAATCGGGATTGGCGGAGAGGTTATTAAGGTAG
- a CDS encoding HAD-IA family hydrolase has product MSIAVKGLLFDMDGTLVDSRQCIEALWRNWAARHKLDFAHIQAVMHGRRGVETIQIVAPHLDAQSEVELLLAEEALTLEGTVAIAGAQELLASLDPNQWAVVTSAPRDLALAKLAFAGLPLPTHIVGADDVKDGKPHPAPFQMGAAKLGLTADQCLAFEDASAGVRSAHAAGAAVCLVTAAGGQDNSGLTQWQIDHYAQVSLQNAEHTLNVSIKSNE; this is encoded by the coding sequence ATGAGTATTGCCGTAAAAGGTTTATTGTTTGACATGGACGGTACCTTGGTTGATTCGCGCCAGTGTATCGAAGCGCTATGGCGCAATTGGGCCGCACGGCACAAGCTCGATTTTGCGCACATCCAAGCCGTCATGCACGGCCGCCGTGGCGTTGAAACCATCCAAATCGTTGCGCCGCATCTGGATGCGCAAAGCGAAGTTGAGCTGCTACTGGCTGAAGAAGCGCTAACCTTAGAAGGCACGGTGGCGATTGCTGGCGCGCAGGAATTGCTCGCCAGCCTAGACCCCAATCAATGGGCGGTGGTCACCTCAGCGCCACGTGATTTGGCCTTGGCTAAATTGGCCTTCGCTGGCTTGCCGCTGCCAACGCATATCGTAGGTGCGGACGACGTTAAAGATGGCAAACCGCATCCTGCGCCATTTCAAATGGGCGCCGCCAAACTGGGCCTAACCGCCGATCAATGCTTGGCGTTCGAAGACGCCAGCGCCGGCGTGCGCTCGGCCCACGCGGCAGGCGCGGCGGTATGCTTGGTCACGGCTGCGGGTGGGCAGGATAATAGCGGCCTGACCCAGTGGCAAATCGATCATTATGCGCAGGTGTCGTTACAAAACGCCGAGCACACGCTGAACGTGAGCATTAAATCCAATGAATGA
- a CDS encoding DUF3616 domain-containing protein codes for MPRHIIPHAVRLEFAGEQLVHANLSGAAFIGEELWVAGDEACGLDRLSKLPPVGKEKLRFGQARHFPLAEVLDLPDAAEIEADIEGLDYHGGYLWLVGSHGLKRKAPKADRSSTENLKRLATVSHDGNRCLLARVAVQATPEGHTLIKHSDTGLSSKRLRGDTLGNDLTKLLAKDRHYQAYLAIPGKDNGFDIEGIAVDDTRILLGLRGPVLRGYSGLLEVQIKEKGDELRLGKIAESGKKLRKHFIRLAGLGVRDLHWHGDDLFILAGPTMVLDGAIRLFKWRNAAQALAAVDPKVDEVLWESDGPTEELSLPYGIGQDRAEVITCLPASLSKTPQWLTLYDAPSPQRQPAEQVVLGDLLARK; via the coding sequence ATGCCCCGTCATATTATCCCGCATGCCGTCCGGCTAGAATTTGCTGGCGAACAATTGGTGCACGCCAATCTTTCTGGCGCTGCTTTTATTGGCGAAGAGCTGTGGGTGGCGGGGGATGAGGCCTGTGGGCTGGACCGGCTAAGTAAACTGCCGCCGGTGGGCAAAGAAAAACTCCGCTTTGGCCAAGCGCGCCACTTTCCGCTGGCCGAAGTGCTCGATTTACCCGATGCGGCCGAGATCGAAGCCGATATCGAAGGGCTTGATTATCACGGCGGCTATCTGTGGCTGGTTGGCTCGCATGGGCTCAAACGCAAAGCGCCGAAAGCCGATCGCAGCAGTACAGAAAACCTCAAACGCCTTGCCACGGTCAGCCACGACGGCAACCGTTGCCTGTTGGCACGCGTGGCCGTGCAAGCCACACCAGAAGGACATACCCTCATTAAGCATAGCGATACAGGGCTTTCATCTAAACGCCTACGTGGCGATACCCTAGGTAATGATTTAACCAAACTGCTGGCCAAAGATCGCCACTATCAAGCTTATCTGGCGATACCGGGCAAGGATAATGGCTTTGATATTGAAGGCATTGCGGTGGACGACACGCGCATTTTGCTCGGCCTGCGCGGGCCGGTGCTGCGCGGCTACTCGGGCCTTTTGGAAGTGCAAATCAAAGAAAAAGGCGACGAGCTGCGGTTGGGCAAAATTGCCGAATCGGGCAAAAAGCTGCGCAAACACTTCATCCGCCTCGCCGGCCTTGGCGTACGTGATCTGCACTGGCATGGCGATGATTTGTTTATTCTGGCTGGCCCCACCATGGTGCTCGATGGTGCAATCCGGCTATTTAAATGGCGCAACGCCGCCCAAGCGCTGGCCGCGGTTGACCCTAAGGTCGATGAAGTACTGTGGGAAAGCGACGGCCCAACCGAGGAATTATCGCTGCCGTACGGCATCGGCCAAGATCGCGCCGAAGTGATTACCTGCCTACCCGCCAGCTTAAGCAAAACGCCGCAATGGCTAACCCTGTACGACGCCCCATCGCCACAGCGCCAACCGGCAGAACAGGTGGTGCTCGGCGATTTATTGGCTCGAAAGTAG
- a CDS encoding dihydroorotate oxidase, whose translation MADLTTQFLELPVKNPLMNASGVWCNVASQLEALAESAAGAMVSKSCTLHPRDGNPEPRYRVINGAHTFGSINSMGLPNEGFAYYLRYAQRHDHEQKPLFMSLSGLTLDDNLTMVDSLKDAVTPAILELNLSCPNVPGKSQIGYDFDAMDTLLAEVSSGYQRPFGVKLPPYFDMAHFDEAAEILNRYPLVAFITCINSIGNALVIDIDSETTLIKPKDGFGGLGGDYVLPTALANVNAFYRRCPNKTIIGCGGVKSGTEAFLHLLAGATLVQIGTSLYEEGPGIFQRVLDELAAIMDDKGYKTIADFRGKLKTIA comes from the coding sequence ATGGCGGATTTGACCACACAATTTCTAGAGCTACCGGTAAAAAACCCGTTGATGAATGCATCCGGCGTTTGGTGCAACGTGGCCTCGCAGCTCGAAGCACTCGCCGAATCCGCCGCTGGAGCAATGGTTAGCAAAAGCTGCACCTTGCATCCGCGCGATGGCAATCCTGAGCCGCGCTATCGTGTCATTAATGGTGCACACACCTTTGGCAGCATTAATTCGATGGGTCTGCCCAATGAAGGATTTGCCTATTATTTGCGCTACGCACAGCGCCACGATCACGAGCAAAAACCACTCTTTATGTCGCTTTCAGGCTTAACGCTAGACGACAACCTCACGATGGTCGACAGCCTGAAAGACGCAGTGACGCCAGCGATTCTGGAATTGAATTTATCGTGCCCGAACGTACCAGGAAAATCGCAAATTGGTTACGATTTTGACGCGATGGATACGCTACTTGCCGAAGTATCATCAGGCTATCAGCGCCCGTTTGGCGTCAAATTGCCACCGTATTTCGATATGGCGCATTTTGATGAAGCGGCAGAAATTTTGAATCGCTATCCATTGGTGGCCTTTATCACCTGCATCAATTCGATTGGCAACGCCTTGGTGATTGATATCGACAGCGAAACCACGCTAATTAAACCGAAAGACGGCTTTGGTGGTTTAGGTGGCGATTATGTGCTGCCAACAGCGCTGGCGAATGTGAATGCGTTTTATCGTCGCTGCCCGAATAAAACGATCATCGGTTGCGGTGGCGTCAAATCAGGCACAGAAGCCTTTTTGCATTTGCTGGCAGGTGCAACGCTAGTGCAGATCGGTACGAGTCTCTATGAAGAAGGCCCAGGCATCTTCCAGCGTGTGCTCGATGAGTTGGCGGCAATTATGGATGACAAAGGTTATAAAACCATTGCCGATTTCCGCGGCAAGCTTAAAACCATCGCTTAA
- a CDS encoding glycosyl hydrolase family 18 protein, producing MVRFNITALTLISTAVLSATAHASPVWQEGISYTAGNLVTYKNSDYKALQSHTAYVGTGWYPDSTPSLWMYVGPTSTAVATATPSAKPVVTPTANPTPTATAKPSATPTAKPTASPTAKPTASPTVKPSVTPTVKPTATPTAKPSATPTAIPTATPTVKPSATPTAKPTAVPTAVPTAAPTAAPTAAPTVVPAPTTAPVGNGKQVGTYFAQWGVYGRGYEVADIVSSGSAAQLTFVNYAFGNIYAQNGGYECGIVNKAENGDGTGGDAWADFGRTPNRRVDATDTIKWDDKLAGNFRELKALKAKYPNLKVFISLGGWSWSKYFSAAASSDALRKKLVSSCIDLYIKGNLPVIDGRGGVGAAAGVFDGIDIDWEFVGVQGIGYNVVDPVNDKANHVALMQEFRRQLNALTATTGKSYLLTEAIGVGYDKIAATNPAEYIKTLDWLNLMSYDYQGAWDATGPTDHQSNLYDDSASPRYGKAGYVSTDGAVKALANAGVPKNKMVMGIPFYGRGWTGVTNTNTGLYQAASKAAPGTYEAGIEDYKVLKARPGTVYYQGGQSYKFDGSTFWSYDTPQTIATKVKYVKDNGMAGLMSWELSGDTSDGELTKAMGQVRQ from the coding sequence TTGGTACGTTTTAATATCACCGCACTAACCCTGATTTCAACTGCTGTGTTGAGTGCTACAGCGCATGCATCTCCTGTTTGGCAGGAAGGCATTAGTTATACGGCTGGAAACTTAGTTACTTATAAAAATTCTGACTATAAGGCGCTTCAAAGCCACACTGCATATGTAGGTACTGGCTGGTATCCAGATAGCACACCCAGCTTGTGGATGTATGTAGGCCCAACTAGCACTGCGGTTGCAACAGCAACGCCAAGTGCTAAGCCTGTGGTTACCCCGACAGCAAATCCAACACCAACTGCAACGGCCAAACCTAGCGCGACTCCTACGGCTAAACCGACTGCCAGCCCTACAGCAAAACCGACGGCATCGCCAACAGTTAAACCAAGTGTCACGCCTACGGTTAAACCGACAGCGACGCCAACAGCTAAACCAAGCGCAACACCTACGGCTATTCCGACAGCTACACCGACTGTGAAGCCAAGCGCAACGCCTACAGCGAAACCAACAGCAGTTCCAACGGCGGTACCAACAGCAGCACCGACAGCAGCACCGACAGCAGCACCGACAGTAGTTCCTGCGCCGACTACTGCGCCAGTGGGAAATGGCAAGCAAGTGGGTACGTATTTTGCGCAATGGGGCGTATATGGTCGTGGTTACGAAGTCGCAGATATTGTGAGCAGTGGTTCAGCCGCGCAATTGACCTTCGTAAATTACGCCTTTGGCAATATCTACGCCCAAAATGGCGGTTATGAATGTGGCATCGTGAATAAAGCTGAAAATGGCGATGGCACTGGTGGCGATGCATGGGCTGACTTTGGTCGCACCCCTAACCGCCGTGTGGATGCAACCGATACCATCAAATGGGATGACAAGTTAGCTGGTAACTTCCGCGAATTAAAGGCTTTGAAAGCAAAGTACCCTAATCTCAAAGTCTTTATTTCTCTAGGAGGCTGGTCATGGTCGAAGTATTTCTCGGCCGCGGCTTCGAGCGACGCGCTGCGTAAAAAGTTAGTGTCTTCGTGTATTGATCTGTATATCAAGGGTAATTTGCCGGTAATCGATGGCCGTGGTGGCGTTGGCGCTGCTGCAGGCGTGTTCGACGGGATTGATATCGATTGGGAATTCGTTGGCGTGCAAGGGATTGGCTACAACGTTGTCGACCCAGTGAACGATAAAGCTAACCACGTTGCGTTGATGCAAGAATTCCGTCGTCAACTGAATGCCCTGACTGCAACAACCGGCAAATCGTATTTGCTCACTGAAGCGATTGGTGTCGGTTACGATAAAATTGCCGCAACAAATCCAGCGGAATACATCAAAACCTTGGATTGGTTAAACTTGATGAGCTATGACTACCAAGGCGCTTGGGATGCAACTGGCCCAACGGATCATCAGTCTAATTTGTACGATGATTCAGCCAGCCCACGTTATGGTAAAGCCGGTTATGTCAGCACCGATGGCGCAGTGAAAGCGTTGGCCAATGCGGGTGTGCCGAAAAATAAAATGGTCATGGGTATTCCATTTTATGGCCGTGGTTGGACCGGCGTAACCAACACCAATACAGGTTTGTACCAAGCTGCCAGCAAGGCTGCACCTGGCACTTATGAGGCAGGGATTGAAGACTATAAGGTTCTGAAAGCACGTCCAGGTACTGTGTACTACCAAGGTGGCCAGTCTTATAAATTTGATGGCAGCACCTTCTGGAGCTACGACACACCGCAAACGATTGCGACTAAAGTGAAATACGTCAAAGACAATGGCATGGCCGGTTTGATGAGCTGGGAATTGAGTGGTGACACCTCCGATGGCGAATTGACTAAGGCGATGGGTCAAGTACGTCAATAA
- a CDS encoding DNA-3-methyladenine glycosylase 2 family protein: MSAPLERPAYWSQATQELAAADAVMARLIAQYPDVNLRTRGDAFHTLARSIVGQQISVKAADSVWNKLATFLGDVNSRAVLAASVEELRACGLSQRKVEYLSDLARHHHEGRLDPSDWHDWDDEAVIKELVSIRGIGRWTAEMFLIFYLTRPNVLPLDDIGLIRGIAEHYHAGERKSRAELKQLAEQWQPWCSVATWYLWRSLDPVPVEY; encoded by the coding sequence ATGAGCGCGCCGCTTGAGCGTCCAGCCTATTGGTCGCAAGCCACGCAAGAGTTGGCGGCGGCCGATGCGGTTATGGCACGGCTGATTGCGCAATATCCAGACGTCAATTTGCGCACGCGTGGCGACGCATTTCATACCTTGGCGCGCTCGATTGTCGGCCAGCAAATTTCGGTCAAAGCCGCCGATTCGGTGTGGAATAAGCTCGCAACTTTTTTGGGCGATGTGAACAGCCGTGCGGTTCTCGCTGCTAGTGTGGAAGAACTGCGCGCCTGCGGTTTATCGCAGCGCAAAGTCGAATACCTGAGCGATCTAGCACGCCACCACCACGAGGGTCGGCTCGACCCGAGCGACTGGCACGATTGGGACGATGAAGCCGTCATTAAAGAGCTGGTGTCGATTCGCGGCATTGGGCGCTGGACGGCGGAGATGTTTCTGATTTTTTACCTCACCCGCCCGAACGTGCTGCCGCTGGACGATATCGGCCTGATTCGCGGCATCGCCGAGCATTACCACGCTGGCGAGCGAAAATCGCGTGCTGAACTCAAACAACTGGCTGAGCAATGGCAGCCATGGTGCTCGGTAGCCACGTGGTATTTGTGGCGCAGCCTTGATCCCGTGCCGGTTGAGTATTGA